One region of Octopus bimaculoides isolate UCB-OBI-ISO-001 unplaced genomic scaffold, ASM119413v2 Scaffold_314710, whole genome shotgun sequence genomic DNA includes:
- the LOC106883519 gene encoding TBC1 domain family member 9B translates to MYSADSDTNTLSTVDHLEDDEGSVSETAISTTTSTSKDSVTFSRLRKRSVLNIIKQDSKAEFRNVPRLNQEQFIQLWKTLYDMFANHPEEQQLYHSIANVGTLLLEIGEVGKKFYLKTGEGEDCTSESDETLSENSALVADDNRTSLSTSTATVDSVLHTSSENNSELAKEEKPLDNTTISSGNTTSVDSGTGGVDDKLDDTSPRPRQISETSDASSKPDSDWLITFEQFLASMLTEPPVVKYFEQNINVSSLVQTLRNRRLARHTSVAPSKGTK, encoded by the exons ATGTATTCCGCCGACAGTGACACTAACACCCTCTCGACTGTTGATCATTTAGAAGATGATGAAGGCAGTGTTTCAGAGACTGCCATTAGCACCACAACCAGCACATCGAAAG aTAGCGTCACTTTCAGCAGACTGCGGAAACGTTCTGTATTAAACATTATTAAGCAGGATAGCAAAGCTGAGTTCCGCAATGTACCACGTTTGAATCAG GAACAATTCATTCAGCTGTGGAAAACTTTGTATGATATGTTTGCTAACCATCCAGAAGAGCAACAACTGTATCATTCCATTGCAAATGTTGGCACTCTTTTACTGGAAATTGGAGAAGTTGGCAAGAAGTTCTACCTAAAGACTGGTGAAGGTGAAGACTGCACCTCTGAATCTGATGAAACACTAAGTGAAAATAGCGCTCTTGTTGCCGATGACAACCGCACCAGCCTCTCAACATCCACTGCAACAGTTGACTCGGTTTTACACACCTCCTCTGAGAACAACTCTGAGCTTGCTAAAGAGGAGAAACCATTAGACAATACCACCATTTCTTCTGGCAACACTACGTCTGTGGACAGTGGAACTGGTGGGGTTGATGACAAGTTAGATGATACTTCACCAAGGCCAAGGCAGATCTCAGAGACAAGTGATGCATCAAGCAAACCAGACTCTGACTGGCTGATAACATTTGAGCAGTTTTTAGCCTCCATGTTGACAGAACCCCCTGTGGTGAAGTATTTTGAACAGAACATAAATGTCAGCTCCCTAGTTCAGACATTACGAAACCGGCGCCTTGCACGCCACACCAGTGTTGCCCCTTCAAAGGGAACCAAATAA